One segment of Streptomyces sp. YIM 121038 DNA contains the following:
- a CDS encoding alpha/beta fold hydrolase: MTGRLAPVRSPWTVGRPLKQPPLVRLYCFPHSGGLPSEYVRWDRELPGVQVYGICPPGRGPRVSEPSVTRLPDLVTALLDETEFEPPFVFFGHSLGALVAFETARALRARGRALPRRLIVSAHAEPGTHLRRAPWHTLPDDELIRVLNESYDSIPEHVSADPHLMAMSLTAIRSDFALLDAHRPRAEDPLAVPIDAFYGEADTVSLSAVEQWRHHTTRGFRTHRFPGGHFYFRHADIFDVLGPLIHEAAAEDCPS; the protein is encoded by the coding sequence ATGACCGGCCGACTGGCACCCGTACGCAGCCCGTGGACGGTCGGGAGACCGCTCAAACAGCCACCGCTGGTACGTCTGTACTGCTTTCCGCACTCCGGGGGACTGCCCAGCGAGTACGTGCGGTGGGACCGTGAGCTGCCCGGAGTGCAGGTGTACGGCATCTGCCCACCGGGCCGCGGCCCCCGGGTGAGCGAACCTTCAGTCACCCGGCTGCCCGATCTGGTCACCGCGCTGCTGGACGAGACGGAGTTCGAGCCGCCCTTCGTGTTCTTCGGGCACAGCCTGGGAGCACTGGTGGCCTTCGAGACGGCGCGGGCCCTGCGCGCCCGCGGCCGCGCACTGCCCCGACGGCTCATCGTCTCCGCCCACGCGGAACCCGGCACGCACCTGAGGCGGGCCCCGTGGCACACCCTGCCGGACGACGAACTGATACGCGTACTGAACGAGTCGTACGACAGCATTCCCGAGCACGTGTCCGCCGATCCGCACCTCATGGCCATGTCGTTGACGGCGATACGCTCGGACTTCGCCTTGCTGGACGCCCACCGGCCCCGCGCCGAGGACCCCTTGGCGGTGCCGATAGACGCCTTCTACGGCGAGGCCGACACCGTATCCCTGTCGGCCGTCGAACAGTGGCGGCACCACACCACCCGTGGCTTCCGTACGCACCGATTCCCCGGCGGCCACTTCTACTTTCGGCACGCGGACATCTTCGACGTACTCGGCCCGCTGATCCACGAAGCAGCCGCCGAGGACTGCCCGTCCTAG
- a CDS encoding SDR family NAD(P)-dependent oxidoreductase: protein MANPIAVVTGASSGIGLASARRLASDGFDVVVAARRLDRLETLAKEIGGRAIRLDVTDAQSVAELAESVSECKVLVNNAGCSLGVDRIADLDPEACLRMYEINVLGTIRVTQQLLPALRASGDARIVVITSLTGYQTYPGAAGYASAKYGQVAVADTLRKEMQGTPVQVIEIAPGLVRTEFNLVRFGGDEKKAEEAYGEIQPLSADDVADCVSWAVAKPAGVNVELIKVLPNF from the coding sequence ATGGCGAACCCCATAGCTGTGGTGACCGGTGCCAGTAGCGGGATCGGGCTTGCTTCCGCCCGCCGTCTGGCCTCCGACGGATTCGACGTCGTCGTCGCGGCGCGTCGCCTCGACAGGCTCGAAACCCTGGCGAAGGAGATCGGAGGGCGAGCGATCCGGCTGGACGTCACCGACGCCCAGTCGGTCGCGGAGCTGGCCGAGTCGGTGTCGGAGTGCAAGGTCCTCGTGAACAACGCGGGATGCTCCCTGGGAGTGGACCGGATCGCGGACCTCGATCCGGAGGCCTGTCTGCGCATGTACGAGATCAATGTCCTGGGCACGATCCGCGTCACGCAGCAGCTGCTGCCCGCGCTCCGGGCGAGCGGCGACGCGAGGATCGTGGTGATCACCTCGCTGACCGGGTACCAGACCTATCCCGGTGCCGCGGGCTACGCGTCGGCGAAGTACGGTCAGGTGGCGGTCGCCGACACCCTGCGCAAGGAGATGCAGGGAACGCCCGTCCAGGTGATCGAGATCGCCCCCGGCCTGGTGCGCACCGAGTTCAACCTCGTGCGGTTCGGCGGCGACGAGAAGAAGGCCGAAGAGGCGTACGGGGAGATCCAACCGTTGAGCGCCGATGACGTCGCCGACTGTGTGAGTTGGGCGGTGGCCAAACCGGCGGGCGTCAACGTTGAGTTGATCAAGGTGTTGCCCAACTTCTGA
- a CDS encoding MFS transporter, translated as MGSRERFAVFRDRDFSVFFVGYVTSNLGTSMASVALAFAVLHNDGSPTDLSLVLAARIVPMVLLLLGGGVLGDRLPRRLVMLVADSVRALSQGALAVLLLIGPVPLWVVLTLAACGGVGEALFRPSFDGLVPQLAPKDRLPEANSLLGMAQSAASVGGPALAGVLVAVTSAATVLLVDALSYVVSVGALLMLRAGNRAPDSGGSSMVAELRAGWRAFSAHTWLWTVTLQFTLFNLLVWAPYLVLGPVSAGRSYGGSEAWGLIVGTFGGGSLLGGLLLLGRRPSRPLVVTTLITFLWAAPSAALAVRAPLWTVCAAALAAGVSSAVFNSLWMTTIQQHVPADSLSRVMSYVTFGAYSVGPVGLALAGPLAEQTSIGLILAIGVGWQILANSVVLMLPAVRNLHAPNADRNESAAENSAESAESSTSDVPAT; from the coding sequence ATGGGGTCTCGAGAACGGTTCGCGGTATTTCGGGACCGTGATTTCTCCGTCTTCTTCGTCGGCTACGTCACGTCCAACCTCGGTACGTCGATGGCATCCGTGGCGCTGGCGTTCGCGGTCCTGCACAACGACGGATCACCCACCGACCTGAGTCTGGTCCTCGCCGCGCGCATCGTGCCGATGGTGCTGCTGCTCCTCGGCGGCGGGGTGCTCGGCGACCGGCTGCCGCGGCGCCTGGTGATGCTGGTGGCCGACTCCGTGCGCGCCCTCAGCCAGGGCGCCCTGGCCGTGCTGTTGCTGATCGGGCCCGTGCCCCTGTGGGTGGTGCTCACCCTCGCCGCCTGCGGTGGGGTCGGTGAGGCCTTGTTCCGTCCCTCGTTCGACGGTCTGGTGCCGCAACTCGCCCCGAAGGACCGGCTGCCGGAGGCCAACTCCCTGCTGGGGATGGCCCAGTCGGCCGCGAGCGTGGGCGGTCCGGCGCTCGCGGGCGTCCTGGTCGCGGTCACCTCGGCGGCCACGGTTCTGCTGGTGGACGCGCTGAGCTATGTGGTGAGCGTCGGCGCCCTGCTCATGCTGCGGGCCGGCAACCGGGCGCCCGACTCCGGCGGCAGCTCCATGGTGGCCGAACTGCGGGCCGGATGGCGGGCCTTCTCGGCCCACACGTGGTTGTGGACCGTCACCCTCCAGTTCACTCTGTTCAACCTGCTGGTGTGGGCGCCCTACTTGGTCCTCGGCCCCGTCTCGGCGGGCCGCAGCTACGGCGGGTCCGAGGCCTGGGGGCTGATCGTCGGCACCTTCGGCGGCGGCTCGCTGCTCGGCGGTCTGCTGCTGCTAGGCCGACGGCCCTCGCGCCCGCTGGTCGTGACCACACTGATCACGTTCCTGTGGGCGGCTCCCTCGGCGGCCCTCGCCGTCCGCGCCCCGCTGTGGACGGTGTGCGCCGCGGCCCTCGCGGCCGGCGTGTCGAGCGCGGTGTTCAACAGCCTCTGGATGACGACGATCCAGCAGCACGTGCCCGCGGACAGCCTGTCCCGGGTGATGTCGTACGTGACCTTCGGGGCCTATTCGGTCGGTCCTGTCGGGCTCGCCCTCGCCGGTCCGCTGGCGGAACAGACCAGCATCGGCCTGATCCTGGCCATCGGCGTCGGCTGGCAGATCCTCGCTAATTCCGTGGTGCTCATGCTGCCGGCCGTACGCAATCTGCACGCGCCGAATGCGGATCGGAACGAGAGCGCCGCGGAGAACTCCGCGGAATCCGCCGAGTCCAGTACATCGGACGTACCGGCGACCTGA
- a CDS encoding non-ribosomal peptide synthetase — protein sequence MVTVQRSHALAQKEPTVWDLISETRVRRPDAVALTDGMRHFTYAELVAIAARVAHVLRGKGIGPGDTVALCSGRSTEQVLALVGTLASGAAVAPFDVRQAATAVRENVTRLAPAVVLVDADGAELFPDALRLDGLLAVDGAPDVAPPPGPDLPDLAYVLHTSGSSGRPKPVQVPHSAVQNRFLWGQTRYPIGPDDTVVHWGSLVFDCSFWVVLAPLCFGATLLVAPDGLEAEPEELAALFDRHRVTVMHSVPSLLREFTSEGGAAALASLRYLLIAGERLPGDLIRQVLDLTGARIFNQYGPTETCIDVLTHEIAPGDEALDAMPIGRPLDGVHAVVADEAGAPVPAGTAGELLIGGASVAWGYAGAAAATAERFVPDPYGAPGGRLYRTGDLVRERPDGALEFLGRVDHQVKIRGVRVEPSDVEHALLLHPDVSQAAVVAVEDPEHEGVRLAAHLVTGEKAPDDADLRDFLAQRLVSAALPESYRRHPTLPRLTSGKIDRLALARQAAHHPRGASEEPPYEAPRTETEQTIAQMWQDLLRVERVGRDSDFLTLGGQSLLAMRLIARVRAGFRVRLPARAVFRASTLARFAAVVDEAVAQREGAGVG from the coding sequence ATGGTGACTGTGCAGCGTTCGCATGCCCTTGCCCAAAAAGAGCCGACAGTATGGGACCTGATATCTGAGACACGGGTGCGCCGTCCCGACGCGGTGGCCCTCACCGACGGAATGCGCCATTTCACTTATGCGGAATTGGTGGCGATCGCTGCCCGGGTCGCGCACGTCCTGCGCGGCAAGGGGATCGGGCCGGGAGACACCGTGGCCCTGTGCTCCGGGCGGTCCACGGAGCAGGTCCTCGCTCTGGTCGGCACCCTCGCCTCCGGAGCCGCCGTGGCGCCCTTCGACGTGCGCCAGGCCGCCACGGCCGTACGCGAGAACGTGACGCGGCTCGCGCCCGCCGTCGTCCTCGTCGACGCCGACGGGGCGGAGCTCTTCCCCGACGCGCTGCGCCTGGACGGCCTGCTGGCCGTGGACGGGGCCCCGGATGTGGCGCCGCCGCCCGGTCCGGACCTCCCGGACCTCGCGTATGTGCTGCACACCTCGGGCTCCTCGGGGCGGCCCAAGCCGGTGCAGGTGCCGCACAGCGCCGTGCAGAACCGTTTCCTGTGGGGGCAGACCCGCTACCCCATCGGCCCCGACGACACCGTCGTCCACTGGGGATCCCTGGTCTTCGACTGCTCGTTCTGGGTGGTGCTCGCGCCCCTGTGCTTCGGTGCCACCCTGCTCGTGGCCCCCGACGGCCTTGAGGCCGAACCCGAGGAGCTCGCGGCGCTGTTCGACCGCCACCGGGTCACCGTGATGCACTCCGTGCCCTCCCTGCTGCGCGAGTTCACCTCCGAGGGCGGAGCCGCGGCCCTGGCCTCGCTGCGCTATCTGCTGATCGCGGGCGAGCGGCTGCCCGGCGATCTGATCCGGCAGGTCCTGGACCTGACGGGTGCCCGGATCTTCAACCAGTACGGCCCCACCGAGACGTGCATCGACGTCCTCACCCACGAGATCGCCCCCGGGGACGAGGCGCTGGACGCCATGCCCATCGGCCGCCCCCTCGACGGGGTGCACGCCGTGGTCGCCGACGAGGCCGGTGCCCCGGTCCCGGCCGGGACCGCCGGTGAGCTGCTGATCGGCGGTGCCAGCGTGGCCTGGGGGTATGCGGGGGCCGCCGCCGCGACCGCCGAGCGCTTCGTGCCCGACCCGTACGGCGCCCCCGGCGGCCGGCTCTACCGGACCGGCGACCTCGTGCGCGAACGGCCCGACGGAGCACTGGAGTTCCTCGGCCGCGTGGATCACCAGGTCAAGATCCGCGGGGTCCGCGTGGAGCCCTCCGACGTCGAACACGCCCTGCTGCTGCACCCCGACGTCAGCCAGGCGGCCGTGGTCGCGGTGGAGGACCCCGAACACGAGGGCGTCCGCCTCGCCGCACACCTGGTGACGGGCGAGAAGGCGCCCGACGACGCCGACCTGCGCGACTTCCTCGCCCAGCGCCTGGTCTCCGCCGCCCTCCCCGAAAGCTACCGGCGGCACCCGACCCTGCCCCGGCTGACCAGCGGAAAGATCGACCGCCTCGCACTGGCCCGGCAGGCCGCGCACCACCCGCGAGGCGCATCCGAGGAGCCGCCGTACGAGGCCCCGCGCACCGAGACCGAGCAGACCATCGCCCAGATGTGGCAGGACCTGCTCCGGGTCGAACGCGTGGGACGCGACTCCGACTTCCTCACCCTCGGCGGACAGTCGCTCCTGGCCATGCGGCTGATCGCCCGCGTCCGGGCCGGATTCCGCGTGCGGCTGCCCGCCCGCGCGGTCTTCCGCGCCTCGACCCTGGCGCGCTTCGCCGCCGTCGTGGACGAGGCCGTCGCCCAACGGGAAGGCGCCGGCGTTGGCTGA
- a CDS encoding non-ribosomal peptide synthetase, with translation MNQHQGSVIRDDSRATVHGRFTAQARATPQAPALSCDGTVLTYAQVDAAADAVAAQLRDLGAGPGRPVGVRIERSPHLVIALLAVLKTGGFHVALNPGEPAVRSASLLRDCGAGLLVTRTEAPAELLAEAKPVYLDSLDLAEMPAGTAPAAVPPGGDQDAAYLAYTSGTTGEPKGVLVPHGAVLRLVQDSDVLPVGPGDVVLHLAPAAFDASTLELWAPLLNGARLAVFPAGEVTPERLAEVVEAEGVTAMWLTAGLFHLVAERPDPRLAGVRRLLAGGDVLSPRHVDAMLAAFPGLTLVNGYGPTENTTFTCCHAMAAPVSAQQVPIGRPIPGTQAHLLDERLRPVADGTVGELYAGGRGVAHGYWGLPAATAERFVPDPFSGMPGARLYRTGDLALRRPDGVLEFHGRVDDQVKIRGFRVEPGEVEAALRELPGVGDSAVVARTGPTGERALVAYVTGKQEQPLQLPGIRRALAEKLPAHLVPGSFVQLDSLPLGSTGKVDRRALAARGERARPETDVPLRLPENELEQWLAQLWCDLLGIDQVGVDDDFFEVGGHSLVAAAITGEIGQVQGVFVTARSFYENPTVAELAELIAELSAELRESAR, from the coding sequence ATGAACCAGCACCAGGGCTCCGTGATCCGGGACGACAGCCGGGCCACCGTGCACGGCCGGTTCACGGCTCAGGCCCGTGCGACCCCGCAGGCCCCGGCCCTCAGTTGCGACGGCACCGTCCTGACGTACGCGCAGGTGGACGCCGCGGCCGACGCGGTGGCTGCCCAGCTGCGCGATCTCGGCGCCGGGCCGGGCCGTCCGGTGGGCGTCCGCATCGAACGCTCACCGCACCTGGTCATCGCCCTGCTCGCGGTGCTGAAGACCGGCGGATTCCACGTGGCGCTGAACCCGGGCGAGCCCGCCGTACGGTCGGCGTCGCTGCTGCGCGACTGCGGCGCCGGACTGCTGGTCACCCGTACGGAAGCGCCCGCCGAACTGCTCGCCGAGGCCAAGCCGGTGTACCTGGACTCTCTCGACCTCGCCGAGATGCCGGCCGGCACCGCCCCCGCGGCCGTCCCGCCGGGGGGCGACCAGGACGCGGCCTACCTCGCCTACACCTCCGGCACCACCGGCGAGCCCAAAGGCGTGCTGGTGCCGCACGGTGCGGTACTGCGCCTGGTCCAGGACAGTGACGTGCTGCCGGTCGGGCCCGGGGACGTGGTGCTCCACCTGGCACCGGCCGCGTTCGACGCCTCGACGCTGGAGCTGTGGGCGCCCCTGCTGAACGGTGCGCGCCTCGCGGTGTTCCCGGCCGGTGAGGTGACCCCGGAACGGCTCGCCGAGGTCGTCGAGGCGGAGGGGGTCACCGCGATGTGGCTCACCGCGGGCCTGTTCCACCTGGTCGCGGAGCGGCCCGACCCGCGCCTCGCGGGAGTGCGCAGGCTGCTCGCGGGCGGCGACGTCCTCTCGCCCCGGCACGTCGACGCGATGCTCGCGGCCTTCCCCGGGCTGACGCTGGTGAACGGCTACGGCCCGACGGAGAACACCACGTTCACGTGCTGCCACGCCATGGCGGCACCGGTCTCCGCCCAGCAGGTGCCCATCGGGCGCCCGATCCCCGGCACCCAGGCACATCTGCTCGACGAGCGGCTGCGCCCCGTGGCCGACGGAACCGTGGGGGAGCTGTACGCGGGCGGCAGGGGTGTCGCCCACGGCTACTGGGGCCTTCCGGCGGCCACCGCAGAGCGGTTCGTCCCCGACCCGTTCTCGGGTATGCCGGGCGCCCGCCTGTACCGCACCGGCGACCTGGCCCTGCGGCGGCCGGACGGGGTCCTGGAATTCCACGGGCGCGTGGACGACCAGGTGAAGATCCGCGGATTCAGGGTGGAACCCGGCGAGGTGGAGGCGGCGCTGCGCGAGCTGCCCGGCGTCGGGGACAGTGCGGTCGTCGCCCGTACCGGACCCACCGGAGAGCGCGCTCTGGTCGCGTACGTGACGGGCAAGCAGGAGCAGCCGCTACAGCTACCCGGGATACGGCGCGCCCTGGCCGAGAAACTGCCCGCCCATCTGGTGCCCGGCTCCTTCGTCCAGTTGGACAGCCTGCCGCTGGGCAGCACCGGCAAGGTCGACCGGCGCGCCCTCGCGGCACGCGGGGAACGCGCCCGGCCCGAGACCGACGTGCCGCTGCGCCTGCCCGAGAACGAACTGGAGCAGTGGCTCGCGCAGCTCTGGTGCGACCTGCTTGGGATCGACCAGGTCGGTGTGGACGACGACTTCTTCGAAGTGGGCGGACACTCGCTCGTCGCCGCCGCGATCACCGGGGAGATCGGCCAGGTCCAGGGGGTGTTCGTCACCGCCCGGTCCTTCTACGAGAACCCCACGGTCGCCGAACTCGCCGAGCTGATCGCCGAGTTGAGCGCCGAGTTGAGGGAGAGCGCCCGATGA
- a CDS encoding cytochrome P450 — protein MRIGSPAATADIALDTIDLADPELYASGDPHTLWHALREREPVHRQTLPDGRSFWSVTSYRDVNDVLRDHTRYTSQRGTLLSILGSSDPAGGLMMAASDPPVHTALREPMGKALSARALAHWEPRIREVVLRLLAPLATGPLDLAQAATAFPMAFTGALMGLPEEDWARLAHLTTMAVAPEDPAFEAGGGHTTLLSAHHELFEYFAQRVRTVSAAPGDDLTGFLLRMKPDGRPLRQDELVYNCYSLLLGANVTTPHALAATVLALMEHPDQYRRLLAEPALVTSAVEEGLRWSSPANHFMRYAVADTEQNGVRIARGDAVVAWLGSANRDASVFPDPYRFAVDRSPNRHVAFGFGPHYCIGAPLARIALRVMFQEIVRLVAEFRPAGPVRHLKSNFVAGISSLPVTAVLRDGAAEVLAAHAPLPRPEAVA, from the coding sequence ATGAGGATCGGCAGCCCCGCGGCGACCGCGGACATCGCGCTCGACACCATCGACCTCGCGGACCCCGAGCTGTACGCCTCGGGCGACCCGCACACCCTGTGGCACGCGCTGCGCGAGCGGGAGCCGGTCCACCGCCAGACCCTGCCCGACGGCCGCTCGTTCTGGTCGGTGACCTCCTATCGCGACGTCAACGACGTGCTGCGCGACCACACCCGGTACACCTCGCAGCGCGGCACGCTGCTGTCCATCCTGGGCTCCTCCGACCCGGCCGGCGGCCTGATGATGGCGGCCAGCGACCCGCCCGTGCACACCGCGCTGCGCGAGCCGATGGGCAAGGCGCTGTCGGCCCGCGCCCTCGCGCACTGGGAGCCACGCATCCGCGAGGTGGTGCTGCGGCTGCTCGCGCCGCTCGCCACAGGGCCGCTGGACCTGGCGCAGGCCGCCACGGCCTTCCCGATGGCCTTCACCGGGGCGCTGATGGGCCTGCCCGAGGAGGACTGGGCCCGGCTCGCCCACCTGACCACGATGGCCGTCGCCCCCGAGGACCCGGCGTTCGAGGCGGGCGGGGGACACACGACGCTGCTCTCCGCCCACCACGAGCTGTTCGAGTACTTCGCGCAGCGGGTGCGCACGGTCTCCGCCGCGCCCGGCGACGACCTCACCGGATTCCTGCTCCGGATGAAGCCCGACGGCCGCCCGCTGCGCCAGGACGAGCTGGTGTACAACTGCTACAGCCTGCTCCTGGGCGCGAACGTCACCACCCCGCACGCCCTGGCGGCGACCGTCCTCGCCCTCATGGAGCACCCTGATCAGTACCGTCGCCTCCTGGCCGAACCGGCCCTGGTGACCAGCGCCGTGGAGGAGGGGCTGCGCTGGTCCTCGCCGGCCAACCACTTCATGCGGTACGCCGTCGCGGACACCGAGCAGAACGGTGTGCGGATCGCTCGCGGCGACGCCGTGGTCGCCTGGCTGGGCTCGGCGAACCGGGACGCCTCCGTCTTCCCCGACCCGTACCGCTTCGCCGTCGACCGCAGTCCGAACCGGCACGTGGCCTTCGGCTTCGGACCGCACTACTGCATCGGCGCGCCGCTGGCCCGCATCGCGCTGCGCGTCATGTTCCAGGAGATCGTCCGGCTCGTGGCCGAGTTCCGGCCCGCGGGGCCGGTCCGCCATCTGAAGTCCAACTTCGTGGCGGGCATCAGCTCCCTTCCCGTGACCGCCGTCCTGCGCGACGGCGCGGCCGAAGTCCTGGCCGCCCACGCGCCCTTGCCGCGCCCGGAGGCCGTCGCATGA
- a CDS encoding thioesterase domain-containing protein, translated as MTAQTPQTPQKPQTPQRPPKKKRWLLRTPAADAPARLFCFPYSGTGASMYNKWPDRVGPAEVCRIQLPGRENRVREEHFGTYEALAADLAPALLPHLDRPFGFFGHCGGALAAFATAHRLAELGMPVPDVLFMSSQVAPHQGPYGRYLTMDETGLRGELERLTRVMGSEPVPDLIDLGLGVMNADLAANRAYRTPEPVVLPTRIRPLGWRDDQEVAPERMTGWEDCAPAGRCARTVLPGDHHAFLRAPGPLVEVLAADLADAVAARAAQ; from the coding sequence ATGACCGCACAGACACCACAGACACCACAGAAGCCGCAGACACCGCAGAGACCGCCGAAGAAGAAGCGCTGGCTGCTGCGCACCCCGGCGGCGGACGCCCCCGCCCGGCTGTTCTGCTTCCCGTACTCGGGGACCGGCGCGTCGATGTACAACAAGTGGCCGGACCGGGTGGGACCGGCCGAAGTGTGCCGCATCCAGCTGCCGGGCCGTGAGAACCGGGTGCGGGAGGAGCACTTCGGCACCTATGAGGCGCTTGCCGCCGACCTGGCGCCGGCCCTGCTGCCCCACCTCGACCGGCCGTTCGGCTTCTTCGGCCACTGCGGCGGAGCCCTCGCGGCCTTCGCGACGGCGCACCGCCTCGCCGAGCTCGGCATGCCCGTCCCCGACGTGCTCTTCATGTCCTCCCAGGTGGCCCCGCACCAGGGCCCCTACGGCCGCTACCTCACCATGGACGAGACGGGGCTGCGCGGCGAACTGGAGCGCCTCACCAGGGTGATGGGCTCGGAGCCGGTGCCGGACCTGATCGACCTGGGCCTGGGCGTCATGAACGCGGACCTCGCGGCGAACCGCGCCTACCGCACCCCCGAGCCGGTCGTGCTGCCCACGCGCATCCGCCCCCTCGGCTGGCGCGACGACCAGGAGGTCGCACCGGAGCGCATGACCGGCTGGGAGGACTGTGCCCCCGCGGGGCGGTGCGCGCGCACGGTGCTGCCGGGAGACCACCACGCCTTCCTGCGCGCCCCCGGCCCGCTGGTCGAGGTGCTCGCCGCGGACCTGGCCGACGCGGTCGCCGCGAGAGCGGCCCAGTGA
- a CDS encoding cytochrome P450 — MASDPYVSGSLKETGDPDPYANYAWLREHAPVSEVYTPHRQGTTWLVTSYDLARACLTDPRLSNDDRNSAGAPGAFGSGEWDPARGLLDLDRPEHARLRRLVAGAFSAGAVERMRDMMVRITDEALDTMAGLESCDLVEHFSLPVPVAIIHEVLGIPPEQRESPAHCLDLFYHTGLTDPLDVDKLGELLEYTARLAAYKRTHPGPDVGTHLVRGLETGELRDDNELAAMILSVLGAGHVTTVQFLGTAVYRLLQHPDQLAAVREGSITWQSAVNELLRYDAPVQSTVYRYAKEDLDLGAVRIGKGDALLVSLAAANRDPARFPDPDTFRADRGGSGHLGFGHGAHLCLGAHLARLEGEIALDILFRRLDGIELAVPFDEVVWTYGPMLRGPRALPVLLPAPAAR; from the coding sequence ATGGCATCCGACCCCTATGTGTCCGGCTCGCTCAAGGAGACCGGCGACCCCGACCCTTACGCCAACTACGCCTGGCTGCGTGAGCACGCGCCGGTCAGCGAGGTCTACACCCCCCACCGCCAGGGCACCACCTGGCTGGTCACCTCCTACGACCTGGCCCGCGCCTGCCTGACCGACCCGCGCCTGAGCAACGACGACCGCAACTCGGCGGGCGCGCCGGGTGCCTTCGGCAGCGGTGAGTGGGATCCCGCACGCGGGCTGCTCGACCTGGACCGGCCCGAACACGCCCGGCTGCGGCGCCTGGTGGCGGGTGCGTTCAGCGCGGGCGCCGTCGAGCGGATGCGGGACATGATGGTCCGCATCACCGATGAGGCCCTCGACACCATGGCGGGCCTGGAGAGCTGCGACCTCGTCGAGCACTTCTCGCTGCCGGTGCCGGTGGCGATCATCCACGAGGTGCTCGGGATCCCGCCGGAGCAGCGCGAGTCCCCGGCGCACTGCCTCGACCTCTTCTACCACACGGGCCTGACCGACCCGCTGGACGTGGACAAGCTGGGCGAACTCCTCGAGTACACGGCCAGGCTGGCCGCGTACAAGCGCACCCATCCCGGGCCCGATGTCGGCACCCACCTGGTCCGGGGCCTGGAGACGGGCGAGCTGCGCGACGACAACGAACTCGCGGCGATGATCCTGTCGGTGCTCGGCGCCGGACACGTGACGACCGTTCAGTTCCTGGGCACGGCGGTCTACCGGCTGCTGCAGCACCCGGACCAGCTGGCGGCGGTCCGTGAGGGAAGCATCACCTGGCAGTCGGCCGTGAACGAACTGCTGCGCTACGACGCCCCGGTCCAGTCCACGGTGTACCGCTACGCCAAGGAGGACCTGGACCTCGGCGCGGTGCGCATCGGCAAGGGGGACGCGCTCCTCGTGTCGCTCGCCGCGGCCAACCGTGATCCGGCCCGGTTCCCCGACCCGGACACCTTCCGTGCCGACCGCGGCGGCTCGGGCCACCTCGGCTTCGGCCACGGCGCCCACCTGTGCCTGGGCGCCCACCTCGCCCGTCTGGAGGGCGAGATCGCCCTCGACATCCTCTTCCGCCGCCTGGACGGGATCGAGCTGGCCGTGCCCTTCGACGAGGTGGTGTGGACGTACGGGCCCATGCTCCGTGGACCGCGTGCGCTGCCGGTGCTGCTGCCCGCCCCCGCGGCTCGCTGA